In a single window of the Thermus amyloliquefaciens genome:
- a CDS encoding DUF1028 domain-containing protein produces the protein MVVATYSLVAQDPKTGDLGVAVASKFLAVGSVVPFARAGVGAIATQSYANPRFGFQGLALLEQGASPEGVLEALRRTDPGLERRQFGLVSGRGEALTFTGGECHPWAGGRAGKGFAAQGNLLPGPQVVEAMVETFLREEGTPFPERLLLALKAGEEAGGDKRGKQSAALLVVGEGKGYGGLWDRYIDLRADDHPEPVEELFRLLSLHRLLFERPRERRPLTPEEVRWLQGVLRSLGLYGGEVHGEFDEATERAFLALIGMENLEERYQGGPEVDEATLGYLKGKYPWS, from the coding sequence ATGGTGGTGGCTACCTATTCCCTGGTAGCCCAGGACCCAAAGACCGGGGACTTGGGCGTGGCCGTGGCCAGCAAGTTCCTGGCGGTGGGCTCGGTGGTGCCCTTTGCCCGGGCGGGGGTGGGGGCCATCGCCACCCAGTCTTACGCCAACCCCCGCTTTGGGTTCCAGGGCCTTGCCCTTTTGGAGCAGGGGGCCAGTCCGGAGGGGGTCTTGGAGGCTTTACGGCGCACCGATCCCGGATTGGAAAGGCGCCAGTTCGGCCTGGTGAGCGGCAGGGGGGAGGCCCTCACCTTCACCGGTGGGGAGTGCCATCCTTGGGCTGGGGGGAGGGCGGGAAAGGGCTTCGCCGCCCAGGGCAACCTTCTCCCTGGCCCTCAGGTGGTGGAGGCCATGGTGGAGACCTTTTTGCGGGAAGAGGGCACCCCCTTTCCCGAGAGGCTTCTTTTGGCGCTCAAAGCGGGGGAGGAGGCGGGAGGGGATAAACGGGGCAAGCAGTCTGCGGCCCTTTTGGTGGTGGGGGAGGGCAAGGGGTACGGGGGGCTTTGGGACCGGTACATAGACCTCCGGGCCGACGATCACCCGGAGCCGGTGGAGGAGCTTTTCCGCCTGCTTTCCCTTCACCGCCTCCTCTTTGAAAGGCCCCGGGAGCGCCGCCCCCTGACCCCGGAAGAGGTGCGGTGGTTGCAAGGGGTGCTCCGGAGCCTGGGGCTTTATGGGGGAGAGGTGCATGGGGAGTTCGACGAGGCCACGGAGCGGGCCTTCCTTGCCCTGATCGGCATGGAGAACCTCGAGGAGCGCTACCAAGGAGGCCCGGAGGTGGACGAGGCCACCTTGGGCTACCTGAAGGGGAAGTACCCATGGAGCTAG
- the typA gene encoding translational GTPase TypA — translation MEIRNIAIIAHVDHGKTTLVDAMLRQAKALSKEEGERILDSGDLEKERGITILAKNTAVVWGGVKINIVDTPGHADFGGEVERALSLVDGVLLLVDAAEGPMPQTRFVLRKALEAGLKPLVVLNKVDKKEACPDEVLNLTFDLMVELGATEEQLDFPYLYAIGREGRAWREEPKEDLSELFQTIIEHIPSPRWEEGPFQLLVANLDHSPYLGRIAIGKVARGRVRKGESLAILKEGQVLPARVAAVYTHQGLERVEVEESPPGDIVALAGVEGVEIGDTLSDPQAQEALPRLQVDEPTVALTLTANTSPFAGREGKYVTGQKLKERLLKELRTNVALQVAEVSPEVFELRGRGELHLAILLETMRREGYEFSVGQPRVLTKDGLEPYELLVVEVPQDRFGSVMEALGARRAEMTHMEVGERVRAEFVVPARALFGFRSLFLSLTGGEGLMSHTFHGFGPEAGPIPTRTTGSAVAMEAGVATAYSLNRLQERVQFFIEPGTEVYVGMIVGEHVRENDLEVNVTTAKKLTNIRAAGSDENIRLIPPRPLSLEEALGFLAEDELLEVTPKSLRLRKKVLDPSKRKRLVGR, via the coding sequence ATGGAGATTAGAAACATTGCCATCATTGCCCACGTGGACCACGGAAAAACCACCTTGGTGGACGCCATGCTTCGCCAAGCCAAGGCGCTTTCCAAGGAAGAGGGGGAGCGGATTTTGGACTCGGGCGACCTGGAGAAGGAGCGGGGCATCACCATCCTGGCCAAGAACACCGCGGTGGTCTGGGGCGGGGTGAAGATCAACATCGTGGACACCCCCGGGCACGCGGACTTCGGGGGGGAGGTGGAACGGGCCCTTTCCCTGGTGGACGGGGTGCTCCTCTTGGTGGACGCCGCCGAGGGCCCCATGCCCCAGACCCGCTTCGTCCTGAGGAAGGCCTTGGAGGCGGGGCTCAAGCCCCTGGTGGTCCTCAACAAGGTGGACAAGAAGGAGGCCTGCCCCGATGAGGTCCTAAACCTCACCTTTGACCTCATGGTGGAGCTGGGGGCCACGGAGGAGCAGTTGGACTTCCCCTACCTCTACGCCATCGGCCGGGAGGGCCGGGCCTGGCGGGAGGAACCCAAGGAGGATCTCTCGGAGCTTTTCCAGACCATCATCGAGCACATCCCCTCGCCCCGGTGGGAAGAGGGGCCTTTCCAGCTTCTGGTGGCCAACCTGGACCACTCCCCCTACCTGGGGCGGATCGCCATCGGTAAGGTGGCCCGGGGCCGGGTGCGCAAGGGGGAAAGCCTGGCCATCCTGAAGGAGGGCCAGGTCCTCCCCGCAAGGGTGGCGGCGGTCTACACCCACCAGGGCCTGGAACGGGTGGAGGTGGAGGAAAGCCCGCCCGGGGACATCGTGGCCCTGGCGGGGGTGGAAGGGGTGGAGATCGGGGATACCCTCTCTGACCCTCAGGCCCAGGAGGCCTTGCCCCGCCTGCAGGTGGACGAGCCCACCGTGGCCCTCACCCTCACCGCCAACACCTCCCCCTTTGCCGGCCGGGAGGGGAAGTACGTGACGGGGCAGAAGCTGAAGGAACGCCTCCTTAAGGAGCTTCGCACCAACGTGGCCCTGCAGGTGGCGGAGGTGAGCCCCGAGGTCTTTGAGCTTAGGGGCCGGGGGGAGCTCCACCTGGCCATCCTCCTGGAAACCATGCGCCGGGAGGGGTACGAGTTCAGCGTGGGCCAGCCCAGGGTGCTCACCAAGGATGGCCTCGAGCCCTACGAGCTTTTGGTGGTGGAGGTACCCCAGGACCGCTTTGGCAGCGTCATGGAGGCCCTGGGGGCCAGAAGGGCAGAAATGACCCACATGGAGGTGGGCGAACGGGTAAGGGCGGAGTTCGTGGTCCCAGCCCGGGCCCTGTTTGGCTTCCGGAGCCTTTTCCTTTCCCTCACCGGGGGGGAGGGCCTTATGAGCCACACCTTCCACGGCTTCGGCCCCGAGGCGGGCCCCATCCCCACCCGCACCACGGGAAGCGCCGTGGCCATGGAGGCGGGGGTTGCCACCGCCTATAGCCTGAACCGCCTGCAGGAGCGGGTGCAGTTCTTCATTGAGCCGGGCACCGAGGTCTACGTGGGCATGATCGTGGGGGAGCACGTGCGGGAAAACGACCTGGAGGTGAACGTCACCACCGCCAAAAAACTCACCAACATCCGGGCGGCGGGCTCCGACGAGAACATCCGCCTCATCCCCCCGAGGCCGCTTTCCCTGGAGGAGGCCCTGGGGTTCCTCGCCGAGGACGAACTCCTGGAGGTAACCCCTAAAAGCCTCCGCTTGCGCAAGAAGGTGCTGGACCCCTCAAAGCGGAAGCGCCTGGTGGGCCGCTAA
- a CDS encoding replication-associated recombination protein A: MKGMEPLAERLRPRSLEEVLGQPHLTGPQGLLRRMLEAKRLSPMVLFGPPGTGKTTLARLLAEGVGRPFWQLSAVEAGLKEVRQAVERARREGGLVLFLDEIHRFNKAQQDALLPHLESGLLTLIGATAENPAFGLIPALRSRLRFFPLKPLSPEDLLRLLKRALEDERGLPGTPYEEGALRLLAQAAGGDARFALNTLELAAAFGRVDEGSVREALGSERFAMDRGGDHFYDLVSALHKSLRGSHVDAALYYLARLLKGGADPRYLARRLIRVAVEDVGLADPLALRLAVAAKEAYEALGSPEGELALVEATVYLALAPKSNSLYAAWGKAQETAQAHPEAPVPLHLRNAPTGLAKALGHGRGYAYYHEDKEGSFAQAYLPEGLEGLRLFEATGEGWEERVRERLKALRERFRQPSP; the protein is encoded by the coding sequence ATGAAGGGGATGGAACCCCTGGCCGAACGCCTTAGGCCCCGCTCTTTGGAGGAGGTCCTGGGCCAGCCCCACCTCACCGGGCCCCAAGGGCTTTTGCGGCGGATGTTGGAGGCGAAAAGGCTTTCCCCCATGGTCCTCTTCGGCCCCCCGGGCACGGGCAAGACCACCCTGGCCCGCCTCCTGGCCGAGGGGGTGGGGAGGCCTTTTTGGCAGCTTTCTGCGGTGGAGGCCGGGCTCAAGGAGGTGCGGCAGGCGGTGGAAAGGGCCCGGCGGGAAGGGGGCTTGGTCCTCTTCCTGGACGAGATCCACCGCTTCAACAAAGCCCAGCAGGACGCCCTCCTGCCCCACCTGGAGTCCGGCCTCCTCACCCTCATCGGCGCCACCGCGGAAAACCCCGCCTTCGGGCTCATCCCCGCCCTGCGCTCCCGGCTCCGCTTCTTCCCCCTAAAGCCCCTTTCCCCAGAAGACCTCCTCCGCCTCCTGAAGCGGGCCCTGGAGGACGAACGGGGCCTTCCCGGCACCCCTTACGAGGAAGGGGCCCTCCGTCTCCTGGCCCAGGCGGCCGGGGGCGACGCCCGCTTTGCCCTCAACACCCTGGAGCTGGCCGCCGCCTTCGGGCGGGTGGACGAGGGGAGCGTGAGGGAGGCCCTGGGCTCAGAGCGCTTCGCTATGGACCGGGGCGGGGACCATTTCTACGACCTGGTCTCCGCCCTGCACAAGAGCCTTCGGGGAAGCCACGTGGACGCGGCCCTTTACTACCTGGCGAGGCTCCTTAAGGGCGGGGCCGATCCCCGCTACCTGGCCCGCCGCCTCATCCGGGTGGCGGTGGAGGACGTGGGCCTGGCCGACCCCCTGGCCCTAAGGCTCGCGGTGGCCGCCAAGGAGGCTTACGAGGCCCTGGGAAGCCCGGAAGGGGAGCTCGCCCTGGTGGAGGCCACCGTTTACCTGGCCCTGGCCCCCAAGTCCAACAGCCTCTATGCGGCCTGGGGAAAGGCCCAGGAGACCGCCCAGGCCCACCCCGAGGCCCCCGTGCCCCTCCACCTGCGGAACGCCCCCACCGGCCTGGCCAAGGCCCTGGGCCACGGCCGGGGCTACGCCTACTACCACGAGGACAAGGAGGGGAGCTTCGCCCAGGCCTACCTGCCCGAGGGCCTCGAGGGGCTCCGCCTCTTTGAGGCCACGGGGGAAGGGTGGGAAGAGCGGGTGCGGGAGAGGCTAAAGGCCCTCAGGGAGCGCTTCCGTCAACCTAGCCCTTGA